A stretch of Henckelia pumila isolate YLH828 chromosome 4, ASM3356847v2, whole genome shotgun sequence DNA encodes these proteins:
- the LOC140859998 gene encoding uncharacterized protein, with protein sequence MTADGVPATAGGETQAYSESWYWDNRYAQDSTPFDWYQKYSSLAPLIRHYIPRPHRVLVVGCGNSAFSESMVDDGYHEVVNIDSSFVVIQAMKEKYSNHPKLKYMKMDVCDMSPIDANSFDAVVDKGTLDSLLCGQNSRQNASMMLEEVYRVLKEKGVYILITYGSPVYRLSLLRNSCSWAIKLHTIEKLASGNSSDDQNKDLTVPIPLDTKGETALGKNNDVHYIYVCIKDNHYPEKRIESLKQ encoded by the exons ATGACGGCGGACGGCGTTCCGGCGACCGCCGGCGGTGAAACGCAGGCTTACAGCGAGTCATGGTACTGGGATAATCGCTATGCACAGGATTCTACCCCCTTCGATTGGTACCAAAAATACTCTTCCCTCGCTCCTCTCATCCGCCACTACATTCCCCGTCCCCACCGCGTTCTCGTCGTTGGCTGCGGAAATTCCG CCTTTAGTGAAAGCATGGTTGACGATGGATACCACGAGGTCGTCAACATCGATTCATCCTTTGTGGTGATTCAAGCCATGAAAGAGAAGTATTCCAATCACCCAAAGCTGAAAT ATATGAAAATGGATGTCTGCGACATGAGTCCTATTGATGCAAATTCCTTCGACGCTGTTGTTGATAAAG GGACACTGGACTCTCTCTTG TGTGGTCAAAACTCCCGGCAAAATGCCAGTATGATGCTTGAAGAAGTTTACAG GGTTCTCAAGGAGAAAGGAGTATATATCCTG ATTACATATGGTTCACCTGTATATCGACTTTCATTGTTGAGAAATTCATGCTCGTGGGCAATTAAACTCCACACAATAG AGAAACTTGCATCTGGAAACAGCTCAGATGATCAGAACAAGGATCTGACGGTTCCAATTCCATTAGATACGAAGGGAGAGACTGCCCTTGGAAAGAACAATGATgttcattatatatatgtatgcattAAG GATAACCACTACCCCGAGAAACGTATCGAATCCTTGAAACAATGA
- the LOC140894647 gene encoding S-adenosylmethionine synthase 2: METFLFTSESVNEGHPDKLCDQISDAVLDACLAQDPESKVACETCTKTNMVMVFGEITTKANIDYEKIVRDTCRAIGFVSDDVGLDADNCKVLVNIEQQSPDIAQGVHGHLTKRPEEIGAGDQGHMFGYATDETPELMPLSHVLATKLGARLTEVRKDGTCPWLRPDGKTQVTVEYYNENGAMVPIRVHTVLISTQHDETVTNDEIAADLKEHVIKPVIPDKYLDEKTIFHLNPSGRFVIGGPHGDAGLTGRKIIIDTYGGWGAHGGGAFSGKDPTKVDRSGAYIVRQAAKSIVAGGLARRCIVQVSYAIGVPEPLSVFVDTYGTGKIPDKEILNIVKENFDFRPGMISINLDLKRGSGNRFLKTAAYGHFGRDDPDFTWEVVKPLKHDKAQA, encoded by the coding sequence ATGGAAACATTCTTGTTCACATCGGAGTCGGTGAACGAGGGGCACCCCGACAAGCTCTGCGACCAGATCTCCGATGCGGTTCTTGATGCCTGCCTTGCCCAGGATCCCGAGAGCAAAGTTGCTTGCGAGACTTGCACCAAGACTAATATGGTCATGGTGTTCGGTGAGATCACCACCAAGGCCAACATCGACTACGAGAAAATTGTCCGCGACACTTGCCGTGCCATCGGATTTGTGTCCGATGATGTCGGTTTGGATGCTGACAACTGCAAGGTTCTCGTGAACATCGAGCAGCAGAGTCCTGATATTGCTCAGGGTGTCCACGGTCATCTCACCAAGCGACCTGAGGAGATTGGTGCTGGTGATCAGGGCCATATGTTTGGCTATGCCACAGACGAGACTCCTGAATTGATGCCCCTCAGCCATGTTCTTGCCACCAAGCTCGGCGCTCGTCTCACCGAGGTCCGAAAGGATGGTACTTGCCCATGGTTGAGGCCCGATGGTAAAACCCAAGTGACAGTCGAGTACTACAACGAGAATGGTGCGATGGTTCCCATCCGTGTCCACACCGTCCTGATCTCGACTCAGCATGATGAGACGGTGACCAACGACGAGATCGCCGCCGACCTGAAGGAGCATGTCATCAAGCCTGTCATCCCCGACAAGTACCTCGACGAGAAGACCATCTTCCACCTCAACCCTTCAGGCCGATTCGTCATCGGTGGCCCCCATGGTGATGCTGGTCTCACAGGTCGCAAGATCATCATCGACACCTACGGAGGGTGGGGAGCTCACGGAGGCGGTGCTTTTTCGGGGAAGGACCCGACTAAGGTTGACAGGAGTGGTGCATACATTGTCAGGCAAGCTGCCAAGAGCATTGTGGCGGGGGGACTTGCTAGAAGGTGCATTGTTCAGGTTTCTTATGCCATTGGTGTGCCGGAGCCCTTGTCGGTGTTTGTAGACACGTACGGGACTGGAAAGATCCCAGACAAAGAAATTCTGAATATTGTGAAGGAGAACTTTGATTTCAGGCCTGGTATGATTTCTATCAACCTGGATCTGAAGAGGGGTTCCGGTAACAGATTCTTGAAGACTGCTGCTTATGGCCACTTTGGCCGTGATGACCCCGATTTCACTTGGGAAGTGGTGAAGCCTCTCAAGCACGACAAGGCTCAAGCTTAA
- the LOC140894648 gene encoding uncharacterized protein ycf20 has product MPSSVNLTGFRFPSAKFSKSKLLDAFSFGKSAPTPFLLTFYDAKNQSFTVNKFERMAWSLRSATDGSRLNSSSSNDSLGGTRLIRAIQTVRVMLINRLKELRRNLPVKLFSFLVGFYCATAFATVIGQTGDWDVLSAALAVALVEGTGALMYKYSLNFVDNIKNLIIILNYWKAGLSLGLFLDSFKY; this is encoded by the exons ATGCCATCATCTGTCAATTTGACAGGTTTCAGATTCCCAAGTGCTAAATTTTCTAAGTCGAAGTTGCTTGATGCTTTTTCTTTTGGCAAATCGGCGCCCACGCCCTTTCTGCTGACATTTTACGATGCCAAAAATCAATCTTTTACGGTCAACAAATTTGA AAGGATGGCATGGTCTCTTAGAAGTGCAACCGATGGCAGTAGGCTCAATTCTTCTTCGTCAAATGATTCACTTGGTGGAACTCGGCTTATCAGGGCTATCCAAACTGTTCGAGTTATGTTGATTAATAGATTAAAGGAGTTGAGGAGAAATCTTCCAGTCAAATTATTCTCTTTCTTGGTGGGATTCTATTGTGCAACTGCTTTTGCCACTGTGATAGGACAAACAGGAGACTGGGATGTGCTATCCGCCGCTTTGGCTGTGGCCCTTGTGGAAGGGACTGGGGCTCTTATGTATAAGTATTCTCTAAATTTTGTGGACAACATAAAGAACTTAATCATCATATTGAATTACTGGAAGGCTGGTCTCTCGCTTGGTCTCTTTTTGGACTCCTTTAAGTATTAG
- the LOC140860236 gene encoding squamosa promoter-binding-like protein 1 codes for MEAKFGGKLHQFFGPVAPDLKAMGKRSVEWDLNDWKWDGDLFVAAPLNSAPSDCRSKQFFSAGSEIPVYNGASNSFSSGSDGIERERTELEKRRRVVEVETEQVNEECGSLNLKLGGQVYHVTEGDVDKSEGKSGKKTKISGVPTSRAVCQVEDCKADLSNAKDYHRRHKVCDVHSKATKALVGNVMQRFCQQCSRFHVLEEFDEGKRSCRRRLAGHNKRRRKTHPENVVNAATLNDERGSNYLLISLLKILSNIHSNGSDQTENQGLLSHLLRNLANLAGTTGERSPATLLPVSQDLQNVDKSLETEKNLGRNAGQGVIESASDLTQKRLLADNSQGGITDNASALIKKASNSIKANASDTPAERIKLSNIDLNNVYDDSQDCMDGLEDTVAPENTGNVSPSSSFWLYKDSQNSFPTQNSGNSGSTSSQSPSTSSGDEQSRTDRIVFKLFGKDPSDFPLVVRKQILDWLSNSPTEIESYIRPGCVILTIYLRMDNSMWEELYCDLSSSLRRLLDSANDSFWKTGWIYSRVQNQISFVYDGQVVLDTPSHLNYHQSCRISSISPIAVCASESVQFFVKGFNFSLVTSRLLCTIDGKYLAQENCGARTGGAESFAEHDEIQSLNFSCTMPNIVGRGFIEVEDHGLSSSFFPFIVAEKDVCLEICTLESIIGITDRDTNKIDARNQALEFIHEMGWLLQRSRLKCRLGESSFKVDLFPFKRFRWLIEFSIDHDWCAVVEKLLSIFLNGTIDPGKHTSILLALLDIGLLHQAVRRNSKSMVEFLLEYRPSESLYKTGPKLNQADKEGQYLFRPDSIGPGGLTPLHIAACLDGRENVLDVLTEDPKSVGINAWKNAKDSTGLTPHDYACFRGHYSYIHLVQRKLKKKLLNSHIVVDIPDNTVPTKQKIENTSKLGKSGVAFETERPRSCSECEQKMRGYGSWRSSVRIYKPAMLSMVAIAAVCVCAALLFKSSPEVHPCFHPFRWELLKYGSE; via the exons ATGGAGGCTAAGTTTGGTGGGAAGTTGCATCAATTCTTTGGTCCAGTGGCTCCGGATTTGAAGGCAATGGGAAAGAGGAGCGTGGAATGGGATTTGAATGACTGGAAATGGGATGGTGATTTGTTTGTGGCTGCTCCTCTAAACTCTGCCCCATCAGACTGTAGAAGTAAACAGTTCTTTTCAGCTGGATCAGAAATTCCAGTGTACAATGGAGCCTCCAATAGTTTCTCATCGGGGTCAGATGGAATTGAGAGAGAACGGACTGAATTGGAAAAACGTAGGAGGGTTGTTGAGGTTGAAACCGAACAGGTGAATGAAGAGTGTGGATCACTGAATCTGAAGCTAGGTGGACAAGTGTATCATGTCACGGAAGGAGATGTAGATAAGTCAGAAGGTAAGAGTGGTAAGAAGACCAAAATTTCAGGGGTACCGACTAGTCGTGCGGTTTGCCAAGTGGAGGACTGTAAGGCGGACTTGAGCAATGCAAAAGATTATCACAGACGGCATAAAGTTTGTGATGTGCATTCTAAGGCTACCAAAGCTTTGGTGGGAAATGTTATGCAGCGGTTTTGTCAGCAGTGCAGCAG GTTTCATGTTCTTGAAGAGTTTGATGAAGGGAAGAGGAGTTGTCGCAGACGATTGGCAGGCCACAACAAAAGGCGAAGGAAAACTCATCCCGAGAATGTTGTAAATGCTGCAACTCTTAATGATGAGCGGGGAAGCAATTATTTACTAATTAGTCTGCTAAAGATACTCTCCAACATACATT CCAATGGTTCAGATCAAACAGAGAATCAGGGTTTGCTATCTCATCTCCTAAGAAACCTTGCAAATCTTGCTGGTACAACTGGTGAAAGGAGCCCTGCTACATTGTTACCTGTTTCTCAGGATTTGCAGAACGTGGATAAATCTCTGGAAACTGAAAAG AACCTTGGTAGAAATGCTGGGCAGGGTGTGATCGAATCTGCATCTGATCTGACACAAAAGAGGTTGCTGGCTGATAATTCTCAAGGTGGAATTACGGACAATGCATCTGCTTTAATAAAAAAGGCTAGCAACTCGATCAAAGCAAATGCTTCTGATACTCCAGCAGAAAGGATAAAACTGAGTAACATTGACTTAAATAATGTCTATGATGATTCACAAGACTGCATGGACGGTCTTGAAGACACTGTTGCCCCGGAAAATACAGGGAATGTATCTCCTTCTAGCTCATTCTGGCTGTATAAAGATTCTCAAAATTCTTTTCCTACTCAGAACAGTGGGAATTCTGGTTCTACTTCAAGCCAATCACCATCTACATCCAGTGGGGATGAGCAG AGTCGCACGGATCGGATTGTTTTTAAACTCTTTGGGAAAGATCCAAGTGATTTCCCTCTTGTTGTGCGAAAGCAG ATTCTTGATTGGCTATCCAATAGTCCTACAGAGATCGAAAGCTACATCAGACCTGGTTGCGTCATACTGACGATATACCTGCGTATGGATAATTCCATGTGGGAGGag CTGTACTGTGATCTATCTTCCAGTTTGAGAAGGCTTCTCGATTCTGCCAACGATTCATTTTGGAAAACTGGATGGATATACTCTCGAGTGCAGAATCAGATCTCATTTGTCTACGAtg GCCAGGTTGTTCTAGACACACCCTCACATCTAAATTATCATCAAAGCTGCAGAATATCAAGTATCAGTCCTATTGCCGTCTGTGCCTCAGAGAGTGTTCAGTTTTTTGTCAAAGGGTTCAATTTTTCCCTTGTAACTTCAAG GTTACTATGCACAATAGATGGAAAATATCTTGCTCAGGAAAATTGTGGTGCTAGAACAGGAGGAGCAGAGTCGTTCGCGGAGCATGATGAGATCCAATCCCTTAACTTCTCTTGCACTATGCCAAATATAGTTGGAAGGGGATTTATTGAG GTTGAAGACCATGGTCTCAGCAGCAGCTTCTTTCCCTTCATCGTCGCAGAGAAGGATGTCTGCTTAGAAATTTGTACCCTAGAGAGCATCATTGGAATCACCGACAGAGATACGAATAAAATAGATGCTAGGAACCAAGCTTTGGAGTTCATACACGAAATGGGTTGGCTACTCCAAAGGAGCCGTTTGAAGTGTAGGTTGGGTGAATCCAGTTTCAAAGTGGATCTATTCCCTTTCAAACGTTTCAGATGGCTTATCGAGTTCTCCATAGATCATGACTGGTGTGCTGTAGTCGAAAAACTGTTAAGCATTTTCTTGAATGGTACCATAGATCCAGGGAAACACACCTCCATTCTACTTGCGTTGCTGGACATTGGCCTTCTTCACCAAGCAGTCCGGAGAAATAGCAAGTCCATGGTAGAGTTTCTCTTAGAGTACCGTCCAAGTGAATCTTTGTACAAAACGGGACCAAAACTGAATCAAGCTGACAAAGAGGGCCAGTATTTGTTTAGGCCTGATTCTATAGGACCAGGAGGGTTGACTCCTCTTCACATAGCGGCCTGTCTAGATGGCCGTGAGAATGTATTGGATGTATTAACCGAAGATCCAAAATCG GTGGGAATAAACGCATGGAAGAATGCTAAAGACAGCACAGGATTGACCCCTCATGACTATGCATGTTTCCGCGGTCATTATTCTTACATCCATCTAGTTCAGCGGAAACTGAAGAAGAAATTGCTAAACAGTCACATTGTAGTGGACATCCCAGACAACACCGTACCCACAaaacagaaaatcgaaaacacGAGTAAGTTGGGTAAGTCAGGGGTTGCTTTTGAAACAGAAAGACCTCGAAGTTGTAGCGAATGTGAGCAGAAAATGAGGGGTTATGGAAGTTGGAGATCATCCGTGAGGATTTACAAACCGGCAATGCTGTCTATGGTGGCAATAGCCGCAGTATGCGTGTGTGCTGCGCTGCTCTTCAAAAGCTCACCTGAAGTTCATCCATGCTTCCATCCCTTCAGGTGGGAGCTATTGAAGTATGGCTCTGAGTGA